Genomic segment of Apium graveolens cultivar Ventura chromosome 7, ASM990537v1, whole genome shotgun sequence:
attcctttatcatccttttgacacCCTTTTTCTTCCCCTGTCAACTCTTTTTGTTCATGGCTCATTACGttttcctgacatcttcttatcttctccaacAATTCGGGTTGAAAAGACTTTGTATACAACATATTTGCAAACATACCTgaaatactgacctctatttcaagcttctcaaattccttgaccAATTCCTTAGATGAAGTGATCATGTTTAATCTTTCTTTTCTGATCAGAGCGTCTGCCACCATATTtacttttcctggatgatagttaatagtacagtcatagtccttgatcaattcgatccatcttctctgcctcatgttcaattccttctgggtgaagatatactttaaactcttataatctatgtagatctcacatttctctccataaagataatgcctccatgtctttaatgcaaatactatagctgccaattcaagatcatgagttggatatttctcttcatgtggttttaGTTGTCTTGAAGTGTAGGCTATCACTTTATTATGCTGTATTAAAACACATCTTAATCCTTTATACGatgcgtcactgtagatcacaaagtttccttgatcatctggtaggACTAGCACTAGAGAAGATACTAGTCTGTtttttaattcttggaaactctcaTCGCACCTCTCGTTCCATTCAAATTTATGATTCtttctggtgagctttgtcaaaggcgtagctatcttcgcaaaatcttgcacaaaccttctgtAGTAACCTCCCAATCtcatgaaacttcttacttctgtttGTATTTTTTGTCTCTCCCAGTTaattatagcttcaatctttgacggatccacttccactcctttgtTGCTAATTatgtgcccaagaaatcgtacttcttttaaccaaaattcgcaattggaaaactttgcgtataattTCTCCTGTCTCAATGCCTCTAGAACTATTCGCAAATGCTCtacatgctcttcttccgtcttagAATAGATCAGAATGTCATCTGTGAACACAATcataaatttatccaaatacttcttaaatactcgattcattagtTCCATcaaagctgctggtgcgttggttaatccaaatgccatcaccaaggactcataatgtccgtatctggttcTGAATATTGTCTTCAAAATGTCTTCTGGCTTAATCTCCAGTtaatgatatcccgatcttaaatcaatcttagaaaaccatacagcgccgTTCAGTTGgtcgaacaaatcatcaatccttggcaacggatacctgttcttaatggtcagcttatttaattctcgataatcaatacatagccgcatacttccatccttcttcttgacaaacaacactggtgcgccccacaGAGATACACTcggtcttataactcctttttCTAAAAGATCTTTCAACTGAGTTGCcaactccttcatctccactggtgccattcgatacggagctttagaGACTGGTTCTGTTCtaggtgctagatcaatcgtaaactcaatttctctgtcgggaggtaatcctggaagatcatctggaaagacatctggaaactcattgatAACTGGAATTGCTTCCAGTATGGGAACTTCTTTGCTGATGTatatcacatgggccaaatatgcctcgcaattctgacgcaataacttcttcgctTGTGCTATCTTTAGAACTTCTTTTCCTGCTTACTTCCTCTAAATATCACCTTTTTCTTACTATCCAATGTCTGAAgccttacttttctattcttacaatcaatatgagcattattctctgacaaccaatccattcccaggataacatcaaattctcccaacttaaaagatATCAAGTTGGCATACAAATGATGTCCCGCTATCTCAATGTCACACCTTGGGCACACTCGATCGACATGAACTTGGttcttattagctaattctatcattaacgCTGGTTATAACAATtcaacttcacaatgcagtttatcgacaaaatatttagaaataaataaccttgtagctccagaatcaattaaaactttagcatctacagagttgactggaagcgtacctacaaccacgtctgaactctgaacaacatCTTTCATAGTCATGTTGAATATCATGGCCTTTGGTTGGTTCTTTGTTgatggtccttcaatccttgccATATTAGCTACTGGATCTGTTGCCTGGAAGTCCCTGGAAATATGCCCCATCTTTTCACATTTAAAACACACAGTCCCTGACTTTTGAACTAGAATCTGATTCTGACACTCATTAATATAGTgccccttctgattgcacttaaaacacaacacattagccttacatATCCTAAAGTGCCTCctgccacaaaacttgcaatttgacattggtggacgattggacctctgctgatctgaattctgaaaacggttgccatgtcctccatttcctgattgtggtcttctaAATCCCACACTCTTATTACCTTGAAACTCTGAGcttttgttgaaacggccctAGAAATTACCTTGATGCTGACCTCCTCCCGAGGTTTCTATTTTCTTTTCTTCCCGTCCCTTTCTCTCTGAGACGTGTCGCTTCTATTTTGATTCACCATTTCTTTCTGAACCACTACCACATATGAAGttaactcaaacatggccactctattctgaatccaaaattttaatccatgttcaaaccttcttgctttcttttcatttGTATCAACCTGATATGGCACAAACCTCgctaattcagtaaacttggACTCATATTCCGctacagtaagatcaccctgtgTCAGATTCAAaaacttgatctccatttgattcttcatatacctcggaaaatacttctccagaaacacctctgtaaacctttcccaagttacaaactcacctccttccaacgctcgtgtagattcccaccaatagtttacctcacccttcagaaagtcACGTGCAAACTTGCTCTTCTGGTCAGCTCCAGCTCCAACTAAGTTAAAAGCTTTCTCAATTTCtttaagccatgcattggcttccacgggGTCAGCACTTCCCTTAAAATCAGGTGGTTTCACAGcttgaaattgcttaaaagtcACCGCAGGTGGTGCTACTGGTTGTTGCTATTACTGTtactgctgctgttgctgttgctgttgttgttgctatGTGAGATGCAACACCTGTTTCTGCATCAATCCCAACATCTGAACAATCGCTGGATCAGTacgactctcggtacgatcctctcctgaattatttcttttctttggtgctattattctggtaagaaaacaagcaacgtatataataatatttcaagcatggtgtcaaatatgtagcatATCGAAATTCTCACGCATTATCTTTTTTCCAAAATAttataaacttgctaccatattaacacatacgacatgattatcacataatcctgcttactatctcaaagaataataacacaaagaaaattacCGAAAAATTATCCAAACCGTTCAACTcttactcaaaatctcaaataaaccaacaaatggtggatagggttgcaacacaaccttccaatCTCTTTCATTACTTTCCACTATCCCCGGGAACCAATAATTAGCAAAGCAATGGCATAAAATCCTAATGCTGAACGCAAAATAGGAAACCTAGACAACTTGACTATAAaccagcccaataacctaaactTAACTCTATAAGAGTTAAACTATACGCGCTTATCTTATATGATCTTCCTATGACTTACTTAAGATAACCCTAAGCCTTTTCAGTGACCATAACTGTAGCTCCGATAGCAACCTGTGACGACCTCCAAAttcggggtctagatttgggagtcactAACCGATAAACCATAATATAATAGATACAACAgaataaattaaaaatatgaccccttgcatgcaaatgGATCGATCACAGATTATAGTATAAAACAGGCACTAaaacaaaccaaatgttattacaagccattagtctatttagttttacaacttattcaaattttattacaaacctctagactagtcaAGCGTCCCATACAGTCTACCTGGAAAATACACCAAGCTATTTACAAGCACTCAACTCCTGATTAAACCTGCATCTCAGGCATGCTCTGGTCTAGCTAAAAGATCGGAATAATAAataagtatgagcgaaagaagtgctcagcaagcagtatatatCTTATAATTTAAGACAACAATAACAATATATCTGGAGAACAAAACCAAACAACAATACCTGAGCAGtatcaaaaattgatttaagttttgataataaacaatattTTATATATCTTTTATTTTGGATTCAAATCCTCAAACGACGGTGTGTTGTTGTCGGTGATCAGctgcggagcaacaccggtatgccgaagcataaccaactaaacaaagggtacccaaagcacatattggcctagcaaggtattatatcctgtataatacatAACTCACACTAatcgccgccacggcctcttacgcaaccatcaaatctataaaaacaattttcaatCAAAAGAGTCAAATCAAACGACATCCTTAACAACATAACTCCCCATTTatcatggtccagagttatctctACAACTGTTGatgaaataactagaacaattagttattcactAATCTCAACTAaacgttccactgtatagagtattttttagcgaaatataaaacgtttaactattctgaacttagaatagggaagaaatacttgcataatagagTTCAAAATGAATATCACTTGAATGTTAAGTTAAGGTAAGGATACTTGtaattatactacaagaaagtttaggaatacttgcatgATATAATTAATAATCTGAGAAGTAGAGTGAtaaactattctgaaattagaatagtacagaaaacttgcctggtatgcttgaTAACTTCTCACTATAACCTTGTATTATAATTGCTGGCTATCaacttcgtctaacacttgactaaGCTCCATGCTACctgattctataaacaaaaggactgTCTTAATTAACAGAATCAAACTCAATTGACGTACGTCTTGACGTCTACCCGATCGTTTGTAATTAATCATGGcatttaaaactgtaaacagatagcatgcatatcacgtaacacgtaattatataatttatgtaacacataagtcgCATTGTCAAAATATAGGTCTCAGTACGTTTAGAATCGAAATCGAGTCAATAACATTATTTATCGGTCAGATACTAACTCAGAATGATTCACAAATCAAACGACCTTTCAATGCAAAAGAActtaggtctcgaaagtatttttattggaagcaaaatgtttttctgagtctgtacgagttttaggaattatttgataaattatcaataatttacattttatttaactatttataaataaattaattgattaattgaattaaataaatttataaataattacttaaaataaattataaataattaaattaaatttttatttttgaaaataataaatgaaaataatttttataatttaaattaatttagctaattatttaaaataattaactaaataaataaaaagaatttttgaaaataaaattaaatcaaaaaatgaattttttaaaacaaaaaaggatttttaaataaattttcaaaCAAAATTTTGTGGAAGCAGGTTTTTAGAAAAGGGAGAACTAGACATGGGGATTAAACCCGGGTCGTATTTCTTTCTGAAAATGGGTCAAGGAGGAACAGTTCCCAGGTCGGGTTGAAGCCGGCCAGTTTCTGGACGAACCCAGATTCCAGCGGCGTCCCCCTACCTTTGGTGAACCCCCAATCAACGCGCAACGTCCAGGTTGACCCTGATTTCTATCCTAATCGATTCCAAACTACTCCTACAGGAAAATTGCAGTCTCAACTGGTGGCGACGAGTCCGGGAAATCAATCGTCGGCCGAGTTGCCATTAAAACCAGCGAGAACTCGGAGGTTTCCGACAAAAACCCGATCCCAGTCATTCCTTAACCAAATCGAATTCTTTATATATCAAAACACAACCATGAATGCGTacaatatatacacacaatcATCATCAACACCCACAATTTCTATGATTcataaaaatcaaaaataaaaataacataaaatttaaaaactcGATTAAGCAAACTAGCAATAGAACGAACAGAATTATCATATGAATCGATTCTACAGAACATGGTGAAACTATTAAAATCATTAAAAACATCAAAAAACATCACAAATTAAAAACCCCAAAATCGATCGAGAACCCTAAAAACCGAAATTAAATTTACCACTCCTGAACTGTTTTTGATGATTGAAACAGGTAGATAATTAAAACCCAATCATTTTGATTACTCATACCTACGATTTGGAGTTCAAACTCACTTCCAAATTGGAATTTGATTCCCCAGCTCAAGAACACCCCCAAATTCTGTTTTTCTaattttttgtaatatttttagaaaattttgataataaaatataataaaataattataatccgctatttatattaatcagaaattatacccccaaaattaattaaggatgtttttatctcttaattaaaataattaggacaaaaaataataattatggggaataattttaaaagtaataaaatataaaatttatatcaaaattccccaaaaattgctaataattcaaaaatgcaaaaataatgggtatttgaaatgtgaataattttataaaaataaaaaaataaattttgtgggctttgacgtcccggtggggtcccggtaCGTTGATTTTTAAGAAATTGAAACGATACCTAAATTAAAAGAAAATCccgaaaatacataaaatacattcaaacgcacataaaacgagataaaacgagtacctcgaaAAAGATGCTAATTAACACGCGTCCATattgcagatcgattcatataaatacagTTTAAACACCTATTAATTAATCTAAAAGTTTTCTGGTCCTTGCGGGGCCCCAACTAACAACTATAACAcgtaatatcatggcaataatcattTTAAACCCATAAAACAcattacatttatttatttaacacaaaatattcacataattttcccggatattacgACAGTGATGGGAGAGAGAGGCCTCGTATCGACAATCGGGTTGTCCCGCATCCGCATAGGTCTGGGCGCacgatggacgagcgtcgtcGTGCGGAGAATATCCAGAACCAGGATTAATAAAGAAGAGATTTCTCAACCCTGAAGAAAATACTTGACATAAGGTTGGGGGATAATGATCTGAGGATGTTGCTATTGGAATGGCCCCGTGATACAACGTATGTGCCCCCTGCATACCCAAGGGATGGTAGGGTGCGACACCGCAAACACGAGCATGCTCCTCCACGTGGAAGATTTGGAAGGAATGGCCGGTGAAGGATAAAATATTTACAGAGATGGGCGCTATATCAAGGAAGGCATGATGACGTGCCCTCAACTAAAGAAGCTCCCATCGTTGTTCCTATAGCCTCACATAGTGCCACATGTAATGGATCGCGGACACGTCCTCGTGGTGGAGACGGCATCCGAATTTAAGAAAGGTTGCAAAATAATGAGGAGGCCCCGAGACGCGATCATGATGGTAATATATCACAGCCACAGTCGAATCTTTCAAGGCGATCGAGCAGTCGCTCGTTGAGACTAGAAAGAATGATAACATAAACAACTCAAAGGGGTGAGCGAAGAGGAGAGATAGGTCTGCGTGTCCAGAGTACCAATGGAATGCTCGAAGTCCTAATAGGGTAAATGCCATGAGCATACAAAGAGAGGGAAGTCCACTGTCAAATTATGAAAAAAGAGTGAACAACTATACTCATTTGGTGGCATCCATTGATCACATCTTTGAGGTGAACAAGGATAGGGGAGTCTTCAAGAAGCCGGAACGTTTGACCTCATGGAAAAGTAGAGATAAGAAGAAATATTGTGAATACCATGAGTCTACCGGTCACGATACCCACAAATGTCGTCACCgaaaagatgaaattgaagagTTGATCAAGGCTGGGTATTTGGGAGAGTGGATTGACAAGGTGAAGCGACGCAAAGGAAACAACAACAAGGGGAAAAATGAAAGGCATCCCTCATAAGCAGATGTTATGAAAAGCCAGCAGATGTCAAGTTCCAAAGAGTTGGAAGTATTAGAGCAATTTTTGGGGGGTATCCATTTGTTGGTGATAGTAATCGGGCGTTAAAGAGGAACGTAAGAGAAGCGTGACATCAGCCACTGACCAACATTCATAGCTTAGAGGACAGACCACCAAAAATATTTAAAGGGGAGTCTACTGATATTACTTTCAGGAAAATAGAGTCAAGATGGGTGCATCATCCTCATAATGATGCGTTGGTGATACCTATGCTTATTGGGATAATAAACGTGCATCGGGTCTTCCTAGACAACGGGAGCTCTACGAACATCTAGTACTATTGCGCGTACAAAAAATTAGGTTTCCCAAACAGTGATATGAATTTTGAAGATGCGCATGTCTATGGTTTTATCGGAGAAATATTGAGGGTTATGGGTTCAATTAGACTTCCTGTCACGCTTGAGGAAGGAGCTCTGTCTATTACTCAAATGATAGAATTTAAAGTGTTGGATCAAGAATCCGTGTACAATGTGTTGCTGGGAAAACCTTGGTTACGAGCCTTCAGagtgataacctcgatacatcacTTAATGATAAAGTTCCCTACGCCTAACGGAGTAGGCAGACTAAGGGGATCACAATACGAATCACGTGACTATTACCACGAGTCTGTTAAAGAATTTCGCATGAGAAGGTATGAAGGAAAAGGCCACCCTGAAGAGGATACGATATATATCCAAGTAAAGACAAATGGAGAAGTTCACGCCCACTATTTTTGGGAAGACCCGGAGGAAGAAGAACCTCGTATGACAGATACCTCTGCTTTGGTGTTGGGGAATGTTTCGAGAATTCACAGTATGGAAGAAGTAATGGTGAATGATGAAGGGGATGTTGTGCAAAGGGAAGTTAATGGAGAAAAATTAGAAGGGGGAAGTGAATCCTTTAAAAGTTTGAAAATTGACCCTAAGGCGGATGTTCCTCGAAAAAAGGACGCGCCCTTGGAGAGTGAACATGTGcatgaggttgatgctcctctaAAGAAGGACGCGACCTCTTCAACTACAATGTGTGAAACTATGCCTTGTCCTGAGGTGGATGCTCCTACCTATAAGGGCGCACCCTCAAGTACAAGAATGGAGGTGGAAGACCCCCGGGACTTTGATTACGATCGGGATCCTAGGATCATTATGCCTGCTGAGAAAATAGGGCTAGATGAGGACACGATATCAATCCCTATCGATAAGGATGTTTAGAGAAAGATATTGAAGGTGGGATCTCAGTTAAGTGATGAGATGAGAGGAAAACTCACCCGTTTTTGATAAAGAATCTCGATGTCTCtgcatggagtcattcagacaTGGTTGGGATTGACCCGGGAGTAATGTGTCATCGTTTGAACATCTTTCCTAACTACACGGGTATACGACAAAAGTGTCACTCGGTGAGCGAAGAAAGGGCTATAGCATTAAAGGAAGAAGTAGATCGACTATTGAAAGTTGGGCTAATCAAGGAATCTTTCTACCCCGAGTGGCTCGCAAATCTGGTGCTTGTGAAAAAACtaaatgggaagtggaggatgtgtgtaGATTTCATCGATCTTAACAAAGCTTGCCCGAATGATAGTTTTCCGCTCccaagaattgatcagttggttgatGTAACAGCAGGGCATGCCTTATTAAGCTTCATGGATGCGTAATCCGTTTATAATCAAATTCTAATGTACGGCCCTGATCAGGAGCATGCGTCCTTCATCACTGATAGGGGGTTATATTGCTACATAGGGATGCCATTCGGATTGATCAATGCGAGCGCGACCTACCAGCGGTTGGTGAACATGATGTTCAGAAATCAGATTGGAAGGACCATGGAggtatatgtagatgacatgctGGTTAAGTCCAAGGAGGCAAACGACCATGTTAAGCAACTAATGGAGATGTTCAACTATCTAAGGAGGTTTCGCATGAAGTTAAACCCATAAAAATGTGTGTTTGGTATGGAATTGGGTAAGTTCCTTGGATTCATTGTCAATCACAGGGggattgaggccaaccccgccaAAATTCAGGCTTTACTAGACATGAAGTCTCCCACAAGTGTCAAGCAAGTGCAAAGCTTAATTGGATGGATTGCTGCATTGAATCGATTTGTGTCCAAATCATCCGACAGATATAAGGAATTTTTCAAGGCAATCAAGGTAGCGGGAAAAGATTTCGTGGGGATGCCAGAATGTGAGGAGGCTTTCAGAAAGATCAAGAACCAACTGGGGAACCCGCCCATGTTGTCAAAACCATTGGAGGGGGAATCTTTGATTCTGTATTTGGCAGTGTAAAGATATTCAATCAGCACAATGCTAGTGAGAGAGGAAGATGGacaactgttaggaatatgttgtgaacttgatgataaaccatacaaaacacttaagtagatttaacttagtgaattttgtagcactcgatggatgatcaaattgagtctcgacggatgatgatttgacatccatcgagtgagtagcttatgtaaaaataagtattgtagcacatttctgcaaacaactttgtatagattctgtagtagcatatgagtcatgtttgactactagtagatatgcagaataggttgattaattgtatatatgagatgtcttgtaattctgcataaatgaaatggagtcaagtgtcaaatagctacccgacggatgatcaacaaagctacccgacggatgatcaacaagctacccgacggataacaagcatgtacccgacggatgatcaattcaaatatctattgacagtgacaacacagtcacatgcgttgggtgtttgcaaaaggaatatggcatcctgtttagcaggaaattaagatcaaagaagcattaccatttccatgctattacgaagatattcaaagatgctagaatagagtaatgaagaagtatggagttagacttgataagttttgttttactatcttgtcttattatcatgtaaacttggtgatatataaaccaagtgtagctagtagaacaaactcaactaagcaaatacatttagaagagaaatagaaaaggctgtacttgtcaagaatttctttgtagtttgtttgctcaacttgtaaagcagctgtgagccaatttaagcttcacagagttctcaaatcgatacatatatatatatatatatatatatatatatatatataactggtggatactttcaaatccaccagaaagttttaaagacttgagtttttattactttgtgtttgatttacttaatattttattccgcactttgcaaatcaaacacttagatatatattgagttagaacatttttataaatctcaaaaagaagccagaattacattcaaccccccttttgtaattcttgttgtattgttagggaataaaaattggtattaaagcgagctcttgaagtacaaagagtgtaaagatcacaacaaacaacaagatgaacaagaaggatgttggagttaaaattctttttctggacaaagacaattatcaccactggaaggtgaaaatgcatctacatcttTTTTCTCAAGacgaggcctatgtggattgcatagagagaggtcctcatgtaccaatgagagctacaacaggCGATGAACCATCtattcccaagcctaggcatgaatggtcagatcctgatattgagtaagtcaggaaagacaagaaggccatgaatatattattcaatggagttgatggtgatatgtttgataacatcattaaatGCAAAATAGCCAAAGAGGCTTGGGACGCAATctagattatttgtgatggtactgagcaagtaagggagaataagatgcagctgctaattcagcaatatgagcgcttccattgtgaagatagtgagtctcttactgatatttttaatagatttcaaaaactactaaatgctctgaagttgcatggaagagtctatcagataaaagactctaacctcaagttccttagatctcttccaaaggagtgaaaaccaatgacagtctcattgagaaattctcaggattataagaagtttaccttggagagactgtatggcatcctgaagacttatgagcttgaaatagagcaagatgagaggatggagaaaggaaggaagaaatgagggtccatagcactggttgctgagttagagaaagagaaagagatgaaggtagaagctgttgagtctacttcaaaggtctgtgagaacaagggcaaggggctggtagttgaaaatgaagatcatttgagccaagatgacatggatgatattgatgagcatttagcattcctttccagaagattttccaagctcaagttcaaaaagaactttggagcagccaagccaagtagaaacatggtggataaatccaaatttaaatgtttcaaatgtggcttggcagggcattttgccagtgaatgtagaaagttagattccagtaaaaagaagtttgagcctgttgattacaaatagaaatattttgagttgctcaagcaaaaggaaagggctttcattacacaggaaaatgactgggcagctgatggattggatgaagatgaggatgtaagctttgtcaatctagccctgatggccaagtctgataaaacaaaaataagttcttctagtaatcaggtaatcaccactaacctaactcatttatctaaagctgagtgtaatgatgcaatcaatgacatgtctaaaGAATCATAtcacttgtgtgttacacttaagtctctcactaaggaaaatgctaaaattaaagaaaataatttgtttttaagtgagaggaataatgtgctagagtctcagtttattgaatttgaaaaattgagaattgagtgtaagattgttaaggatgaattaactgaagaGATTTTaaaaaagcagcttgaacgagaacaagaagtgattaaagcatggaaatcatccagagatgtccatgctcaaatcactaaagttcaaggtattgagtccttctgtgatgcatcctggaaaaagagtaaggagaagctggaatccaatttggttgaaggattgctaacagatgtgaactcgacagatgatgagaatcatccgtcagataatcaaaaggattatccgtcgattgacaaagagccacatctgTCACCATTAGCAAACcagtgagcaaagctaagcttgccaagttcaatgaaaaatatggatcagtttccaaaaactttatttcaggagaataaagtcaagtgaagaaggagaagaaagttaatgttagTCATCTATCCTTCAAGCAATTGAATGgcagattagaaaagattgaggttaaaacagaaactaaaaagaaaaataatagaaatgggaaagtagggattcacaaacataacaactacacacctgataagtatgctccaagaaaaatctgtgttaagtgtggtagtgttaatcatttgtctgttaattacaaacttgccatgcctactcctatatctgtaccctcttcttttcccaacatgtatg
This window contains:
- the LOC141673987 gene encoding uncharacterized protein LOC141673987; translation: MVGIDPGVMCHRLNIFPNYTGIRQKCHSVSEERAIALKEEVDRLLKVGLIKESFYPEWLANLVLVKKLNGKWRMCVDFIDLNKACPNDSFPLPRIDQLVDVTAGHALLSFMDAGIEANPAKIQALLDMKSPTSVKQVQSLIGWIAALNRFVSKSSDRYKEFFKAIKVAGKDFVGMPECEEAFRKIKNQLGNPPMLSKPLEGESLILYLAV